The following coding sequences are from one Methanosarcina sp. WWM596 window:
- a CDS encoding RAD55 family ATPase has protein sequence MKRITSEIKCLDSLLGGGYPRGKGIFITGPTGSGKTIMGTHFLYSNYSAGKKELLILKRSLLEDVILQSKSLGMDLEPFIDSGLLVVGDVFHSRIQETLFSSRLGKGLPLN, from the coding sequence ATGAAAAGGATTACGAGTGAAATAAAATGCCTTGATTCACTCCTTGGAGGGGGATATCCCAGGGGAAAAGGTATCTTTATCACAGGACCCACAGGTTCGGGAAAGACAATAATGGGTACACATTTCCTGTACAGCAACTACTCTGCAGGGAAGAAGGAGCTTTTGATCCTTAAAAGATCACTGCTGGAAGATGTCATCCTTCAGTCAAAATCTCTGGGAATGGATCTTGAACCTTTTATTGATTCCGGGCTGCTCGTGGTAGGAGATGTATTTCATAGCAGGATTCAGGAGACTCTCTTCTCTTCCCGCCTGGGAAAAGGACTACCGTTAAACTAA
- a CDS encoding type IV pilin N-terminal domain-containing protein: MPKKSEKKIISEENAVSEVMGGVLLVGIVVIMLSVLSISVISQEGPANVPHTNVQEIMDTSTDTIYLKHNGGEPISPEDAEIIVNINGKKYIYTSSQIYASLGNNNVWKIGDTIEINTIKTWGVPLNNDDQVELFLVDTPSNELIQKSTLTTEFQKMPDLKILLTPMGDITDTSGSKKDTKGYGNKIQVRFVDCTKTEDATDPKITKEDRNCTTYYPNKTTINTSIYQELDFKIKPIAWGIRPGDTFCNVTLIIVYYSNDKSIKDFRLKFYDINEYGQGEWVYYENQLPKHTDQFESESINLTDHINTPADLANFKVRIEASTTSSDDKAIFIDYMGLWVEKTNYLASPESVS, translated from the coding sequence GTGCCAAAAAAGTCCGAAAAAAAGATTATATCGGAAGAAAATGCAGTTTCGGAAGTAATGGGAGGGGTCCTTCTAGTAGGCATAGTAGTAATCATGCTCAGCGTATTGAGTATTTCTGTTATTTCACAGGAGGGACCTGCCAATGTCCCCCACACGAATGTCCAGGAAATTATGGACACTTCCACTGACACGATTTACCTGAAACACAATGGAGGTGAACCAATAAGTCCCGAGGATGCCGAGATAATAGTAAATATAAACGGCAAGAAGTATATATACACATCTTCACAAATTTACGCAAGCCTGGGGAACAACAATGTCTGGAAAATTGGGGACACTATTGAAATCAATACAATAAAAACTTGGGGGGTTCCCCTCAACAATGACGACCAAGTAGAGTTATTTCTGGTCGATACCCCATCAAACGAGTTGATCCAGAAAAGTACACTTACGACAGAGTTCCAAAAGATGCCCGACTTAAAAATATTGCTCACCCCGATGGGAGATATAACGGACACATCAGGATCAAAAAAAGATACAAAAGGCTATGGGAACAAGATCCAGGTTCGTTTTGTAGATTGCACAAAAACAGAAGATGCAACGGACCCAAAAATAACCAAAGAAGATAGAAATTGTACTACGTATTATCCCAATAAAACTACGATAAACACCAGTATATATCAGGAACTCGATTTCAAAATTAAGCCCATTGCCTGGGGGATTAGACCGGGGGACACTTTCTGTAATGTTACTCTCATAATCGTTTACTATTCTAATGATAAATCAATTAAAGATTTCAGACTTAAATTTTATGACATAAACGAGTATGGACAGGGGGAATGGGTATACTACGAAAATCAGCTTCCAAAACATACTGATCAATTCGAATCAGAATCGATCAACCTGACAGATCATATCAATACTCCTGCAGACCTGGCTAATTTCAAGGTACGGATTGAGGCATCAACTACCTCGTCTGATGATAAAGCAATATTTATCGATTATATGGGGTTATGGGTAGAGAAAACGAACTATTTAGCCAGTCCAGAATCAGTTAGTTGA
- a CDS encoding TIGR04013 family B12-binding domain/radical SAM domain-containing protein: MDVHFRYSKKNSYSFAVLSPLLPEAGFTDSPLNGIMIYSFTTRQAAKVFMEVENAGTDSIFIAGGPHPSGSPEETLEYFDYVVIGEGEETLPELVKVLKEKGEPGEVKGIAYKSDTGRIIITPERKHVDLDAYLCFDPKKLRSPIEISRGCPWGCKYCQTPRLFGREVRHRSIDCILKNAQHYDDLRFIASNAFAYGSDGIHPRFDKVEKLLSALHELPDKKIFFGTFPSEVRPEFVTEESAELVRKYCANDSLSMGVQSGSDRILKEIRRGHTVEDSISAIECCFEHEIVPAVDFIFGLPTETEEDQEKSLDLVRWICRKGGTVRAHYLTPLPGTPYVSAVPSEVSAHVRRELGKLALGGKLTGYWEKHRKV; encoded by the coding sequence ATGGACGTGCATTTCCGGTATAGTAAAAAGAACTCTTACAGCTTTGCGGTTCTTTCACCTTTACTTCCAGAAGCCGGATTTACAGACAGTCCCCTTAATGGGATCATGATCTACAGTTTTACCACACGACAGGCAGCGAAAGTCTTCATGGAGGTTGAAAATGCAGGGACTGACTCAATCTTCATTGCAGGAGGACCGCATCCTTCCGGCTCTCCCGAAGAGACACTTGAATATTTTGATTACGTTGTGATTGGCGAAGGTGAAGAAACCCTCCCAGAACTTGTAAAGGTCCTGAAAGAAAAGGGAGAGCCGGGAGAGGTAAAGGGAATTGCTTACAAATCAGATACAGGCAGGATAATCATAACTCCTGAAAGGAAGCATGTAGACCTGGATGCATATCTCTGTTTTGACCCGAAAAAGCTTCGCTCCCCCATTGAAATCAGCCGTGGTTGCCCCTGGGGTTGTAAGTATTGCCAGACTCCCAGGCTTTTTGGAAGGGAGGTCAGGCACAGGAGCATTGATTGCATCCTGAAAAATGCACAGCACTATGATGACCTCCGTTTCATAGCTTCAAATGCTTTCGCTTACGGAAGCGATGGAATTCACCCGAGGTTCGACAAGGTGGAAAAACTGCTCTCTGCCCTGCACGAACTGCCCGATAAGAAGATCTTTTTCGGGACTTTCCCTTCTGAGGTCCGTCCTGAATTCGTGACCGAGGAATCTGCCGAACTGGTGAGAAAATACTGTGCAAATGACAGCCTTAGCATGGGCGTTCAATCCGGGAGTGACCGCATCCTTAAAGAGATAAGGAGAGGACATACGGTTGAGGACAGCATCTCAGCTATTGAGTGCTGCTTTGAACATGAGATAGTTCCCGCAGTTGATTTCATCTTCGGGCTCCCCACCGAAACCGAAGAGGATCAGGAAAAAAGCCTTGACCTTGTGCGCTGGATTTGCAGAAAAGGTGGGACTGTCCGAGCTCATTACCTGACCCCCCTGCCTGGAACTCCGTACGTATCAGCAGTCCCCTCGGAAGTAAGCGCCCATGTCAGGCGAGAACTTGGAAAACTTGCCCTTGGGGGAAAACTAACAGGTTACTGGGAAAAACACAGGAAAGTATAA
- a CDS encoding cysteine desulfurase gives MYDVYAVREDFPVLKEVVYLDSTATTQTPIPAVEAMVEYFYRYAGNHGRGAHRLARETTNHYEDARETVAHFLNADPSKTIFTKNTTEGINLVANSYPWEAGDHIVTTLLEHHSNLLPWLRLQKKGVNVTVVSPDRKGIIDPRMIENALTDKTKLISITQVSNVLGSVQDVSKVTKIARRNGVKTLIDGAQAAGHMPVDLKDLECDFFATAGHKGLLGPQGTGVLYIRQPEILESALVGGGAVSDVSGLSYTLEPSPACFEAGTPNIPGVIGLGRAVEYVEKIGVSEIEKHEAKLSGEAAKRFSELEHVEVYGPENRTGIVPFNVKGLHAHDVALILDQTRKICVRSGHHCAIPITRFLEVDSTVRASFALYNTEEEVNILINAVNALKSLVS, from the coding sequence ATGTACGATGTATATGCGGTCCGTGAAGATTTTCCTGTTTTAAAAGAAGTTGTGTACCTGGACAGCACAGCGACTACGCAGACCCCGATCCCTGCAGTTGAAGCCATGGTTGAATATTTTTACAGGTACGCCGGCAACCACGGGAGAGGAGCGCACCGCCTTGCCAGGGAGACCACAAACCACTATGAAGATGCACGGGAAACTGTTGCTCATTTCCTGAATGCAGATCCGTCAAAGACCATATTTACGAAAAATACAACCGAAGGGATAAACCTTGTTGCAAACAGCTATCCCTGGGAAGCAGGAGACCACATTGTTACAACCCTGCTCGAGCACCATTCAAACCTCCTGCCCTGGCTGCGCCTGCAAAAGAAAGGAGTAAACGTAACAGTTGTAAGCCCGGACCGCAAAGGCATAATTGATCCCCGGATGATAGAAAACGCGCTCACTGACAAGACAAAACTCATCTCTATAACCCAGGTTTCAAACGTTTTAGGTTCTGTCCAGGATGTCAGCAAGGTTACGAAAATTGCCCGCAGAAACGGGGTAAAAACTCTTATTGACGGTGCCCAGGCTGCAGGACATATGCCAGTGGACCTGAAAGACCTTGAATGTGATTTTTTTGCAACCGCAGGACACAAAGGGCTGCTTGGCCCGCAGGGAACAGGCGTACTCTACATCAGACAACCAGAGATTTTGGAAAGTGCCTTAGTAGGGGGAGGTGCGGTTTCGGACGTCAGCGGGCTTTCATACACACTTGAGCCTTCGCCTGCCTGTTTTGAAGCCGGCACTCCAAATATTCCCGGGGTTATCGGGCTTGGGAGAGCAGTAGAGTATGTGGAAAAAATAGGGGTTTCTGAGATTGAAAAGCATGAAGCGAAACTTTCCGGGGAAGCTGCAAAGAGGTTCTCAGAACTCGAGCACGTGGAGGTTTACGGGCCTGAAAACCGGACAGGTATTGTACCTTTTAATGTGAAAGGGCTTCATGCTCACGATGTTGCCCTGATCCTTGACCAGACCAGAAAGATTTGCGTCCGCAGTGGACACCACTGTGCAATCCCTATTACCCGCTTCCTTGAAGTTGACAGCACTGTGAGGGCTTCCTTCGCACTCTACAACACGGAAGAAGAAGTAAATATACTTATAAATGCAGTCAATGCACTCAAATCCCTTGTATCCTGA
- a CDS encoding aconitase X, giving the protein MYLTKEEEQILNGEAGETLRKAIEILVALGDIYGAEGLIPIRSAQIAGVSYKTIGDAGLDWISDLEGQVKVPAILNPAGMDLKDWERLRISPEFAEKQKEIIQAYKKLGIRCECTCTPYNLEGFSAGYGDHLAWSESSAISYANSVIGARTNREGGPSALSAALLGKTANYGLHLEENRIPEVSIRVECSLKESDYGALGYVAGKIIGSRIPIFHLKDTPEKDELKALGAAMAASGAVALYHVEKVTPETCRLGFEEPEEKIIIERSQLDEVYESRKRVGKEPELITIGCPHCSAAELKKAAELLKGKTVSKETWIFTSRELAKRYPEYIRTIEGSGAKVVCDTCMVVSPATNSYSCVMVNSGKAFAYVPGMCGAESVYGNMEACIEEATGGKGKKAGDSY; this is encoded by the coding sequence ATGTACCTTACAAAAGAAGAAGAACAAATTCTGAATGGAGAAGCCGGAGAGACTCTCAGGAAAGCGATTGAGATCCTTGTAGCTCTCGGGGACATCTATGGTGCGGAAGGGTTGATCCCCATCAGAAGTGCCCAGATTGCAGGCGTCTCTTATAAAACCATAGGCGATGCCGGACTTGACTGGATATCGGACCTTGAGGGACAGGTAAAGGTCCCTGCAATCCTAAACCCGGCTGGAATGGACCTGAAAGACTGGGAAAGGTTGAGAATTTCTCCTGAATTTGCAGAAAAGCAGAAAGAAATTATTCAGGCTTACAAAAAGCTTGGGATTCGCTGTGAATGTACCTGTACTCCTTATAACCTAGAAGGCTTTTCAGCGGGCTACGGCGACCACCTAGCATGGAGTGAATCCTCAGCCATTTCCTATGCAAACTCCGTAATAGGAGCCCGGACAAACAGGGAGGGAGGACCATCTGCCCTTTCGGCAGCGCTTCTGGGGAAAACTGCAAACTATGGGTTACATCTTGAGGAAAACCGCATTCCTGAAGTTTCGATCCGTGTGGAGTGCTCACTTAAAGAATCAGATTATGGAGCCCTTGGATATGTAGCAGGCAAAATCATAGGGAGCAGGATACCTATTTTTCACCTGAAGGATACTCCGGAGAAGGATGAGCTTAAAGCCCTTGGAGCTGCAATGGCGGCATCCGGAGCAGTGGCACTTTATCATGTGGAAAAAGTGACCCCTGAAACCTGCAGGCTGGGCTTTGAAGAACCTGAAGAAAAAATTATTATCGAGAGAAGCCAGCTTGATGAAGTTTATGAGAGCAGAAAAAGAGTTGGAAAAGAACCCGAGCTGATTACCATCGGTTGTCCCCACTGTTCTGCAGCTGAACTTAAAAAAGCGGCTGAGCTCCTGAAAGGAAAAACGGTTTCAAAAGAAACCTGGATCTTTACCTCGCGGGAACTTGCAAAACGCTACCCTGAATATATCCGGACCATTGAGGGAAGCGGGGCTAAGGTTGTCTGCGATACCTGTATGGTAGTTTCTCCGGCAACCAACAGCTACTCCTGCGTTATGGTGAATTCGGGAAAAGCCTTTGCCTACGTGCCGGGGATGTGCGGAGCTGAAAGTGTATACGGAAATATGGAAGCCTGCATAGAGGAAGCAACCGGAGGGAAAGGAAAAAAGGCAGGTGATTCCTATTAA
- a CDS encoding DUF531 domain-containing protein yields MKQFMLTLGIVNTYDKIKVLDAHYRAIARAAPICHAFGFHLALYDFPFKITAEELVAFVMDKTTIGESGSYLRTLYEKNHLSVSDLPKKGFPSQFGKIIITTSKPDPKKKVMPVKVAEEALRNRSFLFLVGLGHKGLPKELFERGKYHLDITSKGLSLETCTAIGAIPAHISGLMANLETKK; encoded by the coding sequence ATGAAGCAGTTTATGCTCACCCTTGGAATCGTCAATACCTACGACAAGATCAAAGTTCTCGATGCTCATTACCGTGCAATTGCCAGAGCCGCTCCAATTTGCCATGCTTTTGGGTTCCACCTTGCTCTTTATGACTTCCCTTTTAAAATAACCGCAGAAGAGCTCGTCGCATTCGTAATGGATAAAACCACCATAGGAGAATCAGGAAGTTATCTCAGGACCCTTTACGAAAAAAACCACCTTTCAGTGTCTGACCTTCCAAAGAAAGGATTTCCTTCCCAGTTTGGGAAGATAATTATCACCACTTCAAAACCAGACCCAAAAAAGAAGGTTATGCCTGTGAAAGTCGCTGAAGAAGCGCTACGCAACCGTTCATTTCTATTTCTTGTGGGCCTTGGGCATAAGGGACTTCCAAAAGAACTTTTTGAAAGAGGGAAATACCATCTTGATATTACCTCTAAAGGGCTTTCCCTTGAGACATGCACTGCAATAGGAGCGATACCTGCCCACATCTCAGGTCTCATGGCAAATCTGGAAACAAAAAAGTGA
- a CDS encoding site-2 protease family protein: protein MKQGKEDQRKSDGKLDTEEMISRIYPFIMRVFDVYEIQKSREILYFFGTPKTDAENVMGELWAPLEQRGFGGTLKYELGEHVLIVAPIKKSKEKVWVNLALFIATVFTTMICGAWLFGVDLWSDPLQIFQGLPFTFAILAVLGSHEMAHYAMARHHGMKTSLPYFIPFPTFIGTMGAVIRYRGPIPDRKALFDVGIAGPLVGLLVSIAVTIIGLNLDAPAVTPLPDALMFELGLPPLFVMLQKLVGVTGSDLHPVAFAGWVGMFVTLLNLLPAGQLDGGHVLRAMLGKKADWVSSMMPKVLFLIGFYVVYWLNGDGFIWIFWALFLWAFAAAGHPSPLHDKVKLDRKRILIGILTFILGLLCFTLIPFRPIT, encoded by the coding sequence ATGAAACAGGGAAAAGAAGACCAGAGAAAAAGCGATGGTAAATTAGATACTGAAGAGATGATTTCCCGTATATACCCTTTCATAATGAGGGTATTTGACGTATATGAAATCCAGAAGTCCAGAGAGATTCTTTATTTTTTCGGCACCCCTAAAACAGATGCCGAAAATGTAATGGGAGAACTCTGGGCTCCCCTCGAACAACGAGGGTTTGGAGGTACCCTGAAATACGAACTTGGAGAACACGTTCTTATTGTTGCACCTATAAAAAAGTCAAAGGAAAAAGTCTGGGTGAACCTTGCACTTTTCATAGCAACAGTGTTTACAACCATGATCTGCGGAGCCTGGTTGTTCGGAGTTGACCTCTGGAGTGATCCCCTTCAGATTTTTCAGGGTTTGCCCTTCACCTTTGCAATACTGGCTGTGCTCGGCTCTCATGAGATGGCTCATTATGCAATGGCAAGGCACCATGGGATGAAAACCTCCCTCCCTTACTTTATTCCGTTTCCAACTTTTATAGGCACTATGGGAGCGGTAATCCGTTACAGGGGACCTATCCCTGACCGAAAGGCTCTCTTTGATGTTGGAATTGCAGGGCCTCTGGTAGGGCTCCTGGTCTCAATTGCAGTTACTATAATCGGGCTAAATCTTGATGCACCTGCAGTAACCCCCTTACCCGATGCTCTGATGTTTGAGCTTGGCCTCCCCCCTCTTTTTGTGATGCTCCAGAAACTTGTTGGGGTTACGGGGAGCGACCTGCACCCTGTAGCTTTTGCAGGCTGGGTAGGGATGTTTGTAACCCTTCTGAATCTCCTTCCTGCAGGGCAGCTTGACGGCGGGCATGTGCTCAGAGCAATGCTCGGCAAAAAAGCGGATTGGGTATCTTCAATGATGCCCAAGGTCCTTTTCCTGATAGGTTTTTATGTGGTTTACTGGTTAAATGGAGACGGATTTATCTGGATATTCTGGGCGCTCTTCCTGTGGGCTTTTGCAGCGGCAGGGCATCCATCCCCTCTTCATGATAAAGTGAAACTGGATAGAAAACGTATCCTTATAGGAATACTTACCTTTATCCTTGGTCTTCTCTGCTTTACCCTTATTCCTTTTAGGCCAATAACCTGA
- a CDS encoding DUF126 domain-containing protein produces MIPIKLKGRTISRGCAEGEVLLSRDPISFLGSVDPKTGIVVEEKHSLAGKSIKGKVLVFPHGKGSTVGSYVMYQLKKNEAGPVAIINLETEPIVAVGAIISEIPLVDMLEKSPYEFLKDGDIVLVNGSEGYIKFIKPKGSKAE; encoded by the coding sequence GTGATTCCTATTAAACTCAAAGGTCGGACAATTTCCAGGGGATGTGCAGAAGGGGAAGTTTTGCTTTCCAGAGACCCCATATCGTTCCTTGGCAGTGTAGACCCTAAAACAGGAATTGTTGTCGAAGAAAAACACTCTCTTGCAGGAAAATCAATCAAAGGGAAAGTTCTTGTTTTTCCCCATGGAAAGGGCTCGACTGTTGGCTCCTATGTAATGTACCAGCTGAAGAAGAATGAAGCTGGACCGGTAGCAATTATCAATCTGGAAACCGAACCGATTGTAGCGGTAGGAGCAATTATATCTGAAATCCCTTTAGTTGACATGCTGGAAAAAAGCCCATATGAGTTTTTAAAGGATGGAGACATTGTCCTGGTAAACGGCAGCGAGGGATATATCAAATTTATTAAACCGAAAGGCAGTAAGGCAGAATAA
- the larE gene encoding ATP-dependent sacrificial sulfur transferase LarE: MDIAKIEMIREAIKARESAVIAFSGGVDSSTLAALAFEELGEKALAVTIDSPLFPRQQLETAAQTACEIGIQHKILPFSLTSVPYFSANTINRCYFCKKALLETLVEFAEKTGYNVVLEGTNASEIKGENRPGYRAIEEAGEKIFSPFVEFNITKEEIREIASNRSLSAASRPPAACLATRIAYGQPITTEVLEKIEKAEDYLLSLGFTQFRVRMHSNLARIEVTDEEFEDAFRKKEKISRHLKALGFDYVTLDLEGFRSGSMDEPHMRKKAEEI, translated from the coding sequence ATGGACATTGCAAAGATCGAAATGATAAGAGAAGCTATAAAAGCCAGAGAAAGTGCAGTCATTGCATTTTCAGGGGGAGTGGACAGTTCAACTCTTGCAGCACTTGCATTTGAGGAACTTGGGGAAAAAGCCCTTGCCGTAACTATAGATTCTCCTCTGTTTCCCAGGCAGCAGCTTGAAACCGCTGCCCAGACAGCCTGTGAAATAGGAATTCAGCACAAAATCCTCCCATTCTCCCTGACCAGTGTGCCCTATTTTTCTGCAAATACGATTAACAGGTGCTATTTCTGCAAAAAAGCCCTTCTTGAAACCCTGGTAGAGTTCGCAGAGAAAACCGGATATAATGTCGTACTTGAAGGAACGAATGCTTCTGAAATAAAGGGGGAAAACCGTCCAGGATACAGAGCAATTGAGGAAGCAGGAGAGAAGATATTTTCCCCGTTTGTGGAATTTAACATTACAAAGGAAGAGATCAGGGAGATTGCCTCAAATCGTTCCCTTTCAGCAGCCAGCAGGCCGCCTGCAGCCTGCCTTGCAACCCGTATTGCTTACGGACAGCCTATTACCACCGAAGTCCTTGAGAAAATAGAAAAAGCCGAAGATTATTTATTATCACTGGGTTTTACGCAGTTCAGAGTCAGAATGCATTCCAACCTTGCCAGGATAGAGGTCACCGACGAGGAGTTTGAGGATGCATTCCGCAAAAAAGAAAAAATATCCAGGCATCTTAAAGCTCTTGGTTTTGACTATGTAACCCTCGACCTTGAGGGCTTCCGTTCAGGAAGTATGGATGAACCTCACATGCGGAAAAAAGCTGAAGAAATATGA
- the glmM gene encoding phosphoglucosamine mutase, translated as MELFGTNGVRGIANEYVNPEMAVNLAKSLGTYMGSKGTVAIGCDTRISGQMLKSAAIAGALATGLSVIDVGIGPTPSIQYYVRDYADAGIVITASHNPREYNGIKLIAGDGSEFPRDGEREIEKIYFSGKFSTVSWEKTGNFRADPAVNDYYIKNIIRAVDAETIRSRKFKVVVDTGCGAGSLTLPFLLRELGCEVLTLGAQPDGTFPWRNPEPTPEVLTELSDLVKKTGAAFGAAHDGDADRIVFMDENGVFVNEEVLLAMMAKYMLESEKGPIVTPVSSSQRMADVAKEEGVELHWTAVGSINVARKMMEVGAVFGGEGNGGLIFPKHQYCRDGAMACAKILEILAGGKKFSELTKSVPVYFNAKTKTPSSDVMGTMGRIRDETSSMGLITDTIDGVKIWYDDGWVLIRPSGTEPIFRIFAEAKKQERAEELMQAGLEMVLRAEKA; from the coding sequence ATGGAATTATTCGGAACTAATGGTGTGCGTGGTATTGCCAATGAATATGTAAACCCTGAAATGGCAGTCAATTTAGCCAAAAGCCTTGGAACATACATGGGCTCAAAAGGTACGGTTGCAATTGGCTGTGATACCAGGATTTCGGGCCAGATGTTGAAATCTGCCGCAATTGCCGGAGCTCTTGCAACAGGTTTGAGTGTGATTGATGTAGGGATTGGCCCTACGCCCTCTATTCAATACTATGTGCGCGACTATGCAGATGCCGGAATCGTTATTACGGCATCTCACAACCCCAGGGAATATAATGGGATCAAGTTGATTGCAGGAGATGGTTCAGAGTTCCCGAGAGATGGGGAAAGGGAAATTGAAAAAATTTATTTTTCAGGCAAATTTTCAACGGTCTCCTGGGAAAAAACTGGAAATTTCAGGGCAGATCCGGCAGTTAATGATTATTATATCAAAAATATAATCCGGGCAGTAGATGCCGAAACAATACGCAGCCGGAAATTTAAGGTAGTGGTGGATACGGGCTGCGGGGCAGGTTCCCTTACCCTTCCTTTCCTGCTCAGGGAACTTGGCTGTGAGGTACTGACTCTTGGGGCTCAGCCTGACGGGACTTTTCCATGGAGAAATCCCGAACCCACGCCTGAAGTCCTGACTGAGCTTTCGGACCTTGTTAAAAAGACAGGTGCAGCCTTCGGGGCGGCGCATGATGGGGATGCGGACAGAATAGTCTTCATGGATGAAAACGGGGTATTTGTAAATGAAGAAGTTCTGCTTGCCATGATGGCGAAATATATGCTTGAGAGTGAAAAAGGGCCTATAGTCACTCCTGTTAGTTCTTCCCAGCGCATGGCTGATGTTGCAAAGGAAGAAGGGGTTGAACTTCACTGGACAGCTGTCGGTTCAATCAATGTCGCCCGAAAAATGATGGAAGTAGGTGCCGTTTTCGGAGGAGAGGGCAATGGAGGCCTTATTTTCCCTAAACACCAGTACTGCCGGGATGGAGCAATGGCATGCGCCAAAATCCTTGAGATTCTGGCTGGAGGGAAAAAGTTTTCCGAGTTAACTAAAAGCGTGCCTGTATACTTCAATGCAAAGACCAAGACGCCTTCCAGTGATGTAATGGGCACTATGGGGAGAATCCGAGATGAGACTTCAAGCATGGGACTCATAACAGATACCATTGATGGGGTCAAGATCTGGTATGACGATGGGTGGGTCCTTATACGCCCTTCAGGTACGGAACCTATTTTCCGGATCTTTGCCGAGGCAAAAAAGCAGGAAAGAGCAGAAGAATTAATGCAGGCAGGTCTGGAAATGGTCTTAAGGGCAGAAAAGGCCTGA
- a CDS encoding GNAT family N-acetyltransferase, translated as MTEILIRKAEKKDLSAIQRLLSTYFLDMEELEPEDFVLAEKEGKVIGCAALIRDTSNEKTFLELHSIAIHPNLRGKGIGTRLMEYLTNTIDFPGTPGAPACELYVRTTAPGFFEKLGFITLQDSEKLLLWEDCRKCEHFEKCAQHAMRYF; from the coding sequence ATGACAGAAATTTTAATCCGAAAAGCCGAAAAAAAAGACCTTTCTGCAATCCAGAGGCTTCTATCCACTTATTTTCTGGATATGGAAGAACTTGAACCCGAAGACTTTGTGCTAGCTGAAAAAGAAGGTAAAGTGATCGGATGTGCTGCCCTTATAAGGGACACTTCAAACGAGAAGACTTTTCTGGAGCTTCACTCCATTGCCATACATCCAAATCTTCGAGGAAAAGGAATCGGAACCAGGCTTATGGAGTACCTTACAAACACTATTGATTTCCCGGGAACTCCTGGAGCCCCTGCCTGTGAATTATATGTGCGGACGACTGCTCCGGGTTTTTTTGAAAAACTTGGTTTTATAACACTGCAGGATTCTGAAAAATTACTTCTCTGGGAAGACTGCAGAAAGTGCGAGCATTTTGAGAAGTGTGCACAGCACGCCATGAGGTATTTTTGA